A region from the Lolium perenne isolate Kyuss_39 chromosome 4, Kyuss_2.0, whole genome shotgun sequence genome encodes:
- the LOC127332346 gene encoding metacaspase-1, producing MMNMNYGGGSRGPAAMVRCRQCSSSITAMPGARAVQCMQCSYVTRVPGCGRPRAGMPLVPHMRPTPAFGGGRSKKRAVLIGIKYTGRRSSELRGPINDVKCMRYLLTEHFGFPNDCVLILTDEERNPCRLPTKDNIRMAMHWLVQGCSYGDSLVFQFSGMGAQVPDDDGDELDGMDEALCPMDSFHQGPILDDEINEAIVRPLVHGVTLHAIVDACHSATVLDLPYQCVVSKSTGCLRWRDERPMTGAWKGTSGGKAVLISGSSNGKRMPTNALPQPYATIGAMTHSFIRSLECEPRTTYGRLLSSMRSIMRQGGNCNLQGPVGSSIHMVTNFSGVEEPQLSSAHKFNIDCEPFCL from the exons ATGATGAACATGAACTACGGCGGCGGAAGCAGGGGTCCCGCGGCCATGGTGCGGTGCAGGCAATGCAGCTCGAGCATCACGGCGATGCCCGGCGCCCGTGCCGTCCAGTGCATGCAGTGCTCCTACGTGACCCGCGTCCCCGGTTGTGGCCGGCCGCGCGCCGGCATGCCGCTGGTGCCCCACATGCGCCCTACCCCGGCCTTCGGCGGCGGCCGCAGCAAGAAGCGCGCCGTGCTGATCGGCATCAAGTACACCGGCAGGCGCTCCAGCGAGCTGAGGGGCCCCATCAACGACGTCAAGTGCATGAGGTACCTGCTCACCGAGCACTTCGGCTTCCCCAACGACTGCGTCCTCATCCTCACCG ATGAGGAGAGGAACCCCTGCAGGCTGCCGACCAAGGACAACATCCGCATGGCGATGCACTGGCTGGTGCAGGGCTGCAGCTACGGGGACTCCCTGGTGTTCCAGTTCTCCGGCATGGGCGCGCAGGTccccgacgacgacggcgacgagctGGACGGCATGGACGAGGCCCTCTGCCCCATGGACTCCTTCCACCAGGGCCCCATCCTGGACGACGAGATCAACGAGGCCATCGTCCGCCCGCTCGTGCACGGCGTCACGCTCCACGCCATCGTCGACGCCTGCCACAGCGCCACTGTCCTCGACCTCCCATACCAATGCGTTGTGTCCAA GAGCACCGGGTGCCTGAGGTGGAGGGACGAGCGCCCTATGACCGGCGCCTGGAAAGGCACCAGCGGAGGCAAGGCAGTGCTCATCAGTGGCAGCAGCAACGGCAAGAGGATGCCTACTAACGCG CTGCCTCAACCCTATGCCACCATTGGCGCCATGACGCACAGCTTCATCAGGTCACTGGAGTGCGAGCCCCGCACAACCTACGGCCGCCTGCTCTCCTCCATGAGGAGCATCATGCGCCAGGGCGGGAACTGCAACCTGCAAGGCCCCGTCGGGAGCTCCATCCACATGGTCACCAACTTCAGCGGCGTGGAG GAGCCTCAGCTGTCCTCTGCTCACAAGTTCAACATCGACTGCGAGCCATTCTGCCTGTAG
- the LOC127332347 gene encoding uncharacterized protein: MAPLPAQEAHPTARRRRSCILSFTAARDRCLRRRFLSAGLRPFSIRLPSAAGPGTTVHVWAPPRPGRRAVLLLHGFGASATWQWAPYLRKLIAAGLDPIVPDLLFFGASSSPVPDRSEIFQARTVKAAMDAMGVRRFAVVGVSYGGFVAYRMAAMYPEAVERTVLVCAGVCLEQSDLSRGLFPVSDVGEAAELLIPRRPAEVRRLVRLTFVRPPPIMPSLFLKDYINVLGSDHIEEKTDLLHTLINDRKLSDLPKIRQPTLIIWGEKDQVFPLELAHRLERHLGENSRLVVVKNAGHAVNLEKYKEVRKNIIQHLREPVSKDDESSGEKEVELH, from the exons ATGGCTCCCCTCCCCGCCCAGGAGGCCCATCCCACCGCCAGGCGGAGGCGGTCGTGCATCCTCAGCTTCACGGCGGCGCGCGACCGCTGCCTCCGGCGCCGCTTCCTCTCCGCCGGCCTCCGCCCATTCTCCATCCGCCTCCCGTCCGCCGCAGGCCCCGGGACCACCGTCCACGTCTGGGCCCCTCCGCGCCCCGGGCGACGCGCGGTGCTCCTCCTCCACGGCTTCGGCGCCTCCGCCACGTGGCAGTGGGCGCCGTACCTGCGCAAGCTCATCGCCGCCGGCCTGGACCCCATCGTCCCGGACCTGCTCTTCTTCGGCGCCTCCTCCTCGCCCGTCCCCGACCGGTCCGAGATCTTCCAGGCGCGGACCGTCAAGGCCGCCATGGACGCCATGGGCGTGCGGCGGTTCGCGGTGGTGGGCGTCAGCTACGGCGGGTTCGTGGCGTACCGCATGGCCGCCATGTACCCGGAGGCGGTGGAGCGGACGGTGCTGGTGTGCGCGGGCGTGTGCCTGGAGCAGAGCGATCTCTCCAGAGGGCTGTTCCCCGTCTCCGACGTCGGGGAGGCCGCCGAGCTGCTCATCCCGCGGCGGCCGGCCGAGGTGCGGCGCCTCGTGAGGCTCACCTTCGTCCGCCCGCCGCCCATCATGCCGTCCCTTTTTCTCAAGGACTACATAAACGTCCTGGGTTCGGATCATATCGAGGAAAAGACTGACCTGCTGCACACTCTCATCAACGACAGGAAGCTTTCAGATCTTCCGAAAATTAGACAG CCAACATTGATAATCTGGGGTGAGAAAGATCAGGTGTTTCCATTGGAGCTGGCTCATAGATTGGAGAG GCATCTCGGGGAGAATTCTCGGCTAGTAGTGGTAAAGAACGCAGGGCATGCAGTCAATCTAGAGAAATATAAGGAGGTGCGCAAGAACATTATCCAGCACTTGCGAGAACCGGTCTCGAAAGACGACGAGTCAAGCGGGGAGAAG GAGGTGGAGCTTCACTAG